The nucleotide window AGCCGCTATGCAGGAGGCGATTTCAGTCCCAAAACTTTATCCCCAAAAAGGGCCTCCGCAAACTGGAGACCTGGACCGCAGTTCGGGGGACACCTCACTTCATTCCCCTTCCCTTACATCCCCGCCACCCCTCTTCAACAAAAAAGGCCCGCCAAAAGCGGGTTTTTCCCATCTAGGCCGATTTCCGTTTGCGGCTGGCCCTGACCCGCGGGTTGAAGTCGAGGCAGAGCTGCAGCCAGTACTGCAGATCAGCGTCTTCGTCGATCCCTTCCGGCTCGACGAAGACGAACCCCTTCATCGGCCGGCCGGTAAAATCCATCTCCCGCGCCCCCGGGCGGGTCAGGGCCTGCTCGTAGAGCGCCGGATCGATGCGGGCCATCAGGGTCTCGCCGACGATCCCTGCGCACATC belongs to Desulfuromonadales bacterium and includes:
- a CDS encoding TfoX/Sxy family protein, which encodes MAYDEHLADRIRQGFAELHVTAAEKKMMGGLCFMVHDKMCAGIVGETLMARIDPALYEQALTRPGAREMDFTGRPMKGFVFVEPEGIDEDADLQYWLQLCLDFNPRVRASRKRKSA